A single region of the Sphingomonas crocodyli genome encodes:
- a CDS encoding TonB-dependent receptor, with translation MKLSRNVILRALLGGGSVLSACVALAPISPAHAQDISSAAITGQVVDPSGAPVGGATITVSADARALNRTVTSGPDGSFSVVQLPVGSYTIKAEKSGVGAVEMTGAILSLGGSSFVVKLAETDGAPIIVTAAKARELDFSQSATGLVIDVKETFDRVPIARDVAALQLLAPQTTAGDSAFNSLTGGTNVALSGGSVAENIYYVNGMNITNFRTFLGGGLVPFQFYDQVQVKTGGYQAEFGRATGGAVIALTRSGSNEYAGGFNAYWSPSGLRSRARDTYISNNDRDKRQDYEGNLWASGPIIKDRLYFFGFFNPRYRSEFDATQPINGSVTETFAKSKKPFYGGNIDFDVTEDHRLEFTYFNNSNAEEGTITTRVLSGAAPDLVTPYKVSVGGDNYIGKYTGHITDWLTISALYGRTDADQTSSSTQPYIVDQRSGTAVQIAGHPDATLDSGADRRELYRADVDVLAHLMGEHHIRFGFDREDLSSRVSTTYSGGVSYRYLRAGATGALNGLIPANTDYVRVQYLDRAGAFKAQNTAFYLQDNWDVNDRVNLSLGIRNETFENRTASGQVFTKLKNQWAPRLGATYDLFGDKRTKLSGFFGRYHLPVAANTNIRMAGNEYFTRAFNILNGVDPVTRLPTLGREVSFQVLSDSAGADPRTLTSQNLKPQYLDEFMIGLDQRIGERWRVGLNLTHRNLKSVLEDTDLGYTIANFCATQNMPGCNPNAVPASYGSGGYVLLNPGKDAVINVDLTGTGQLTQITIPAAIVDLPKAKRKYWAVEANFDRTWDGTWQLSGSYVWSSLKGNYEGGVKSDNGQDDTGLTQDFDEPGWMDGAYGYLPNHRRHTFKVYGAYALTDQVQLGGFARLQSPRKFGCIGVYDEALGGAGRAATDTSASWYCNGRLIGRGKALESDWLKQIDLSISYTLKIAGLKSLQLRADVFNVFNWKSKLDLREYGEDDGGNPDPNYGKVTSYQAPRQVRFGVSMDF, from the coding sequence ATGAAATTATCTCGCAATGTGATCCTCCGCGCGCTGCTGGGCGGCGGTTCGGTCCTGTCCGCCTGCGTGGCGCTGGCGCCGATCAGCCCGGCGCACGCGCAGGATATCAGTTCGGCGGCGATCACCGGCCAGGTGGTCGATCCGTCGGGCGCGCCCGTGGGCGGCGCCACGATCACCGTCAGCGCCGATGCGCGCGCGCTCAACCGCACCGTCACCAGCGGGCCGGACGGCTCCTTCTCGGTCGTGCAGCTTCCGGTCGGCAGCTATACGATCAAGGCCGAGAAATCGGGCGTCGGCGCGGTCGAGATGACCGGCGCGATCCTGTCGCTGGGCGGATCGAGTTTCGTCGTGAAGCTGGCCGAGACCGATGGCGCACCGATCATCGTCACCGCTGCCAAGGCGCGCGAGCTGGATTTCTCGCAATCGGCGACCGGCCTCGTCATCGACGTGAAGGAGACGTTCGATCGCGTGCCGATCGCACGCGATGTGGCCGCGCTTCAGCTGCTCGCGCCGCAGACGACGGCGGGCGACAGCGCGTTCAACAGCCTGACCGGCGGCACCAATGTCGCGCTGTCGGGCGGTTCGGTGGCCGAGAACATCTATTATGTGAACGGCATGAACATCACCAACTTCCGCACCTTCCTGGGCGGCGGGCTGGTACCGTTCCAGTTCTACGATCAGGTGCAGGTGAAGACCGGTGGCTATCAGGCCGAATTCGGCCGCGCGACCGGCGGCGCGGTGATCGCGCTGACGCGATCGGGCAGCAACGAATATGCCGGCGGCTTCAACGCCTATTGGTCGCCCAGCGGGCTGCGTTCGCGGGCGCGCGACACATACATTTCGAACAACGATCGCGACAAACGGCAGGATTATGAGGGTAACCTCTGGGCCTCGGGTCCGATCATCAAGGATCGGCTCTACTTCTTCGGCTTCTTCAACCCGCGCTATCGCAGCGAGTTTGACGCGACCCAGCCGATCAACGGTTCGGTGACGGAGACCTTCGCCAAGTCGAAGAAGCCGTTCTACGGCGGCAACATCGATTTTGACGTGACCGAGGATCACCGCCTCGAATTCACCTATTTCAACAACAGCAATGCCGAGGAAGGCACGATCACGACGCGCGTGCTTTCGGGCGCGGCGCCCGATTTGGTGACGCCGTACAAGGTGTCGGTCGGCGGCGACAATTATATCGGCAAATATACCGGCCACATCACCGACTGGCTGACCATTTCGGCGCTCTACGGCCGCACCGATGCCGATCAGACATCTTCGAGCACGCAGCCCTACATCGTCGATCAGCGTTCGGGCACCGCGGTGCAGATTGCGGGCCACCCCGATGCGACGCTCGACAGCGGTGCGGATCGCCGCGAGCTCTATCGCGCCGATGTCGACGTGCTCGCGCATCTGATGGGCGAACATCATATCCGCTTCGGCTTCGATCGGGAGGATCTGTCGTCGCGCGTGTCGACCACCTATTCGGGCGGCGTCTCCTATCGCTATCTGCGGGCGGGGGCGACGGGGGCGCTCAACGGGCTGATCCCGGCGAACACCGATTATGTCCGCGTCCAGTATCTGGACCGCGCCGGCGCGTTCAAGGCGCAGAACACCGCCTTCTACCTGCAGGACAATTGGGACGTGAACGACCGGGTGAACCTGAGCCTGGGCATCCGCAACGAGACGTTCGAAAACCGGACCGCTTCGGGTCAGGTGTTCACCAAGCTCAAGAACCAGTGGGCACCGCGCCTGGGCGCGACCTATGATCTGTTCGGAGACAAGCGCACCAAGCTGTCGGGCTTCTTCGGGCGCTACCACCTGCCGGTCGCCGCGAACACGAACATCCGCATGGCGGGCAACGAATATTTCACGCGCGCGTTCAACATCCTGAACGGGGTCGATCCGGTCACGCGCCTGCCGACTCTGGGTCGCGAGGTGAGCTTCCAGGTGCTGTCCGACAGCGCGGGCGCCGATCCGCGCACGTTGACCTCGCAGAACCTGAAGCCGCAATATCTCGACGAGTTCATGATCGGCCTCGACCAGCGGATCGGCGAGCGGTGGCGCGTCGGCCTGAACCTCACGCATCGCAACCTCAAGAGCGTGCTCGAGGATACCGATCTCGGCTACACGATCGCCAATTTCTGCGCGACGCAGAATATGCCGGGGTGCAACCCGAATGCGGTGCCGGCCTCCTACGGATCGGGCGGCTATGTGTTGCTCAATCCGGGCAAGGATGCGGTGATCAACGTCGACCTGACCGGCACCGGCCAGCTGACCCAGATCACCATCCCCGCCGCAATCGTCGATCTGCCCAAGGCCAAGCGCAAATATTGGGCGGTGGAGGCCAATTTCGATCGCACCTGGGATGGCACGTGGCAGCTTTCGGGCAGCTATGTCTGGTCGAGCCTGAAGGGCAATTACGAAGGCGGCGTCAAATCCGACAACGGGCAGGACGATACCGGCCTGACGCAGGACTTTGACGAGCCCGGTTGGATGGACGGCGCCTATGGCTATCTGCCCAACCATCGCCGCCATACGTTCAAGGTCTATGGTGCCTATGCGTTGACCGATCAGGTCCAGCTGGGCGGCTTCGCGCGGCTGCAGAGCCCGCGCAAGTTCGGCTGCATCGGCGTTTATGACGAGGCGCTGGGCGGGGCGGGCCGCGCGGCGACCGATACGTCGGCATCGTGGTATTGCAACGGCCGCCTCATCGGCCGCGGCAAGGCGCTGGAAAGCGACTGGCTGAAGCAGATCGATCTGTCGATCTCCTACACGCTCAAGATCGCCGGCCTCAAATCGCTGCAGCTGCGCGCCGACGTGTTCAACGTCTTCAACTGGAAGTCGAAGCTCGATCTTCGCGAATATGGCGAGGACGACGGCGGCAACCCCGATCCCAACTATGGCAAGGTGACCAGCTATCAGGCGCCGCGCCAGGTCCGCTTCGGCGTGTCGATGGATTTCTGA
- a CDS encoding MFS transporter, translating into MQRIYYGWYLVAACILIYMAVIGTGSAAYGLYVKPVAAEFDLSRATMNTGMILFNVGMAVTALVVGRLIDRFPLRPIMIVSGTLLGGCMALLGLSNNLMLDAFVIVLPLAAGTVGAGTLTVTVLLARWFTKQRGRVLALAAMGMSLSNLTVIPLIGHMIAQYGWREALIFSGIGIAVVVSALAMIVRDRPGPDEVEPGRPSAAVGGAPALGVRLTVRDILTNPNFWLIGTGAGIGLAIMQTLGISLVPLATDGGLSMVQATSLLSVMGVTAVVSKLTLAVVADYFDRSTLLAGCFTLLAVANATLLIDHSYVALLAICVLIGAASGSGAPLYYALVADRFGMISLGTVRGLMTPLTAALAAIFLRFGGEVYDRTGSYRLMFVSFAIAAVFAAILLLAPRIFPTKPELALTPAT; encoded by the coding sequence ATGCAACGCATTTATTATGGCTGGTACCTCGTTGCCGCCTGTATCCTGATCTACATGGCGGTGATCGGCACCGGCTCCGCCGCCTATGGCCTCTATGTGAAGCCGGTGGCGGCCGAGTTCGATCTGTCGCGCGCGACGATGAACACCGGCATGATCCTGTTCAACGTCGGCATGGCGGTGACGGCGCTGGTGGTCGGGCGGCTGATCGATCGGTTCCCGTTGCGGCCGATCATGATCGTCAGCGGCACATTGCTGGGCGGGTGTATGGCGCTGCTCGGCCTGTCGAACAATCTTATGCTCGACGCCTTCGTGATCGTCCTGCCGCTGGCGGCGGGGACGGTGGGCGCGGGCACGCTGACCGTCACGGTGCTGCTCGCGCGCTGGTTCACCAAGCAGCGTGGGCGCGTGCTGGCGCTGGCGGCGATGGGCATGTCGCTGTCGAACCTGACCGTCATTCCGCTGATCGGCCACATGATCGCGCAATATGGCTGGCGTGAAGCTTTGATCTTCTCGGGCATCGGCATCGCCGTCGTGGTGAGCGCGCTGGCGATGATCGTTCGCGATCGGCCCGGCCCGGACGAAGTCGAGCCCGGCCGACCGTCGGCAGCGGTCGGCGGCGCGCCCGCGCTGGGCGTGCGGCTCACGGTGCGCGACATCCTGACCAACCCGAACTTCTGGCTGATCGGCACCGGCGCAGGCATCGGCCTTGCGATTATGCAGACGCTGGGCATCTCGCTCGTCCCGCTCGCGACCGACGGTGGCCTCAGCATGGTGCAGGCGACCAGCCTGTTGTCGGTGATGGGCGTGACGGCGGTGGTGAGCAAGCTGACGCTAGCGGTCGTTGCCGACTATTTCGATCGTTCGACCCTGCTCGCAGGCTGCTTCACTTTGCTCGCGGTCGCCAATGCGACGCTGCTGATCGATCACAGCTATGTCGCTTTGCTGGCGATCTGCGTGCTGATCGGCGCGGCGAGCGGATCGGGGGCGCCGCTTTATTATGCGCTGGTCGCCGATCGTTTCGGCATGATCTCGCTGGGCACGGTGCGCGGGCTGATGACGCCGCTCACCGCCGCGCTCGCCGCGATCTTCCTGCGCTTCGGCGGGGAAGTCTATGATCGCACGGGCAGCTATCGCCTGATGTTCGTAAGCTTCGCGATCGCCGCCGTGTTCGCCGCGATCCTGCTGCTGGCACCGCGCATCTTCCCGACCAAGCCCGAACTGGCGCTGACGCCTGCGACCTGA
- a CDS encoding NADP-dependent oxidoreductase yields the protein MADAINRQWVLARRPQGAVRADDFTYIEVARPTPDLGAGEILVRTVMFSFDPAMRGWVDDVPSYLPPVAIGAPMRASAVAEIVESADPAFPVGRHVIGLLSWQDYAVVNRAGERPITMLPEGTPPAVALGVLGGSGLTAHVGLCRVGGLKPEDNVLVTGAAGAVGSVAAQIARIKGAHVVGVAGGAEKAAWLRETCGIAEVIDYRAENLDQRLGELFPKGIDLFFDNVGGDQLEVGIAHMADHGRIALCGAIATYNDAEPRPGPRNMMKVIIARLRMEGFIVMDHGAAVPGIMAELAGWVAGGQIAFRHDIQTGFANIPATLLRLFSGENRGKQLLQID from the coding sequence ATGGCCGATGCGATCAACCGCCAGTGGGTGCTGGCGCGCCGGCCGCAGGGCGCGGTGCGGGCGGACGACTTCACCTATATCGAGGTGGCGCGGCCGACGCCCGATCTCGGCGCGGGTGAAATCCTGGTCCGCACAGTGATGTTCAGCTTCGATCCGGCGATGCGCGGCTGGGTCGACGATGTGCCGAGCTATTTGCCGCCGGTCGCGATCGGCGCGCCGATGCGGGCGTCGGCGGTGGCGGAAATCGTCGAGTCCGCCGATCCCGCCTTTCCGGTCGGGCGGCATGTGATCGGACTGTTGAGCTGGCAGGATTATGCCGTGGTCAATCGCGCGGGCGAGCGGCCGATCACGATGCTACCGGAAGGCACGCCGCCTGCGGTCGCGCTGGGCGTGCTGGGCGGCAGCGGGCTGACGGCGCATGTCGGGCTGTGCCGGGTCGGTGGCCTCAAGCCCGAGGACAATGTGCTGGTGACGGGCGCGGCCGGCGCGGTCGGCAGCGTCGCGGCGCAGATCGCGCGGATTAAGGGCGCGCATGTCGTGGGCGTCGCAGGTGGTGCGGAGAAGGCGGCGTGGCTGCGCGAGACTTGTGGGATCGCCGAGGTCATCGACTATCGCGCCGAAAATCTTGACCAGCGGCTGGGCGAGCTGTTTCCCAAGGGGATCGACCTGTTCTTCGACAATGTTGGCGGCGATCAGCTGGAGGTGGGGATCGCGCATATGGCCGATCACGGGCGGATCGCCCTGTGCGGCGCGATCGCGACCTATAACGATGCCGAGCCGCGTCCCGGCCCGCGCAACATGATGAAGGTCATCATCGCAAGGCTGCGGATGGAGGGCTTCATCGTCATGGATCATGGTGCGGCGGTGCCCGGCATCATGGCCGAACTGGCGGGCTGGGTGGCGGGCGGACAGATCGCCTTCCGCCACGACATCCAGACTGGCTTCGCCAATATCCCGGCGACGCTTCTCCGCCTGTTCAGCGGCGAAAATCGCGGCAAGCAACTGCTGCAGATCGACTGA
- a CDS encoding TetR/AcrR family transcriptional regulator encodes MTRTSPSAVDPGPEPEKRRRTPQRGRPKILDHDRIIAAALDMLTDQGLASFTLHKLALRLNVSVMTLYTYFPSRDALLNEVASTIFSSFEAPASGLPWREWMAAYLHELRHLFDRYPVGLHLIKFDGEVNPSWMRVLIPLIRELSDMGLSGRQISITNNWIIRTSLALLIARISLREEGVSVRDFAIPLYDMTDADRALMMAIAEPDADIADDIYDLGVRNIILGLEDMLRG; translated from the coding sequence ATGACCCGTACTTCTCCTTCCGCCGTCGATCCCGGCCCCGAACCCGAAAAGCGCCGCCGGACGCCCCAGCGCGGGCGCCCCAAGATCCTCGATCACGATCGGATCATCGCCGCCGCGCTCGATATGCTGACCGATCAGGGGTTGGCCAGCTTCACGCTGCACAAGCTGGCGCTGCGGCTGAACGTGTCGGTGATGACGCTCTACACCTATTTCCCCAGCCGCGACGCGCTGCTCAACGAAGTGGCGAGCACGATCTTCAGCAGCTTCGAAGCGCCCGCATCTGGCCTGCCGTGGCGCGAATGGATGGCCGCCTATCTGCACGAACTGCGGCACCTGTTCGATCGTTATCCGGTGGGCCTGCACCTCATCAAGTTCGATGGCGAGGTGAACCCGTCATGGATGCGCGTGCTGATCCCGCTGATCCGCGAATTGTCCGACATGGGCCTGAGCGGGCGGCAGATATCGATCACCAACAACTGGATCATCCGCACCAGCCTGGCCCTGCTGATCGCGCGGATTTCGTTGCGCGAGGAAGGCGTATCGGTGCGCGACTTCGCGATCCCGCTCTACGACATGACCGATGCGGATCGCGCGCTGATGATGGCGATCGCCGAGCCCGACGCCGACATCGCCGACGACATTTACGATCTGGGCGTGCGCAACATCATCCTGGGGCTGGAGGATATGCTGCGCGGTTGA
- a CDS encoding Coq4 family protein — translation MATAKPIEEAANDAAPLRPRGGMTPAEIAYMRQGIEPVSGSVPMSTSRFLNSPLFSFAYTQMSLRRLGNDVPTTYDIPDMSRGLDDVTDYADWAKQVAIEKAENPVFAEWLDRRQMARFNPHEMGHYADGTLGATIRDFMLKSGYDIEFMNKGTVPANDLQYLMKRSSECHDIQHMVTGFGPNVAGEHALIMMNVTGNACFFRPELAAYISRSPYFLASANLMRSGLHYSAGMPRLLEATELGIAAGRGLKKPLHIVNWEDYLDWQLDDIAADLGFTRGPGDAWDDADQSLVG, via the coding sequence ATGGCCACTGCGAAACCCATCGAAGAGGCCGCGAACGACGCCGCCCCCCTCCGCCCGCGCGGAGGGATGACCCCGGCCGAGATCGCGTATATGCGGCAGGGGATCGAGCCGGTTTCGGGCAGCGTCCCGATGTCCACCTCGCGCTTCCTCAACAGCCCTTTGTTCTCCTTCGCCTATACGCAGATGTCGCTGCGCCGGCTGGGCAATGACGTGCCGACCACATACGACATTCCCGATATGTCGCGCGGCCTCGACGACGTGACCGACTATGCCGACTGGGCGAAGCAGGTCGCGATCGAGAAGGCCGAAAATCCGGTGTTCGCCGAATGGCTCGACAGGCGCCAGATGGCCCGCTTCAACCCGCACGAAATGGGCCATTATGCCGATGGCACGCTGGGCGCGACGATCCGCGATTTCATGCTCAAATCGGGCTATGACATCGAGTTCATGAACAAGGGCACGGTGCCCGCGAACGACCTGCAATATCTGATGAAGCGGTCGAGCGAGTGCCACGACATCCAGCATATGGTGACGGGCTTCGGCCCGAACGTGGCGGGCGAACATGCGCTGATCATGATGAACGTGACCGGCAATGCCTGTTTCTTCCGGCCCGAGCTTGCCGCCTATATCTCGCGCTCGCCTTACTTCCTCGCCTCGGCGAACCTGATGCGCAGCGGGCTGCATTATTCGGCGGGCATGCCGCGCCTGCTGGAGGCGACCGAACTCGGCATCGCGGCGGGACGCGGGCTGAAGAAGCCGCTGCATATCGTGAACTGGGAAGACTATCTCGACTGGCAGCTGGACGACATCGCCGCCGATCTCGGCTTCACCCGCGGGCCGGGCGATGCCTGGGACGACGCGGATCAAAGCCTCGTCGGCTAG
- a CDS encoding N-acyl-D-amino-acid deacylase family protein — protein MKLGFLIKGGTVVDGTGAPAYRADVRVTDDRISEIGQNLERQGREQVIDATGCYVTPGFMETHNHFDAPMWWLPSMEPMPGYGVTTSINGNCGFGAAPVSSDPKVRLEAVKIFSFFEDIPEKPFMDRLPWDWTTWGEYRSSIERNLKLPLNFASYCGHIPLRLTVMGLDAWERAATPAEIAKMAELLDEALAAGAIGLSTNYLDNDGKDRRIVTKLADDAEMNALFDVLERYPGRVFQVIVDWVMRVDAPATMDRFVGLLRGRNIRTQFTGAVPTLAYQDKIVAPAIEMHEARKAEGLDIWAGYHHVASTVLIGFMNSLVWAQINNYVWNEIIDERDEQKKLDMLADPTWRARARESWNSVRDVSRAKHADAFELFDSETNAGPTGILLSQFMKDRGYDHPSDALADWVIENGVHSNLRMEEAPKHKDALPYMFNDNLAIGNLSDAGAHGKMFCGAGDNVLLLTRHVRDSQDLTIEQAVHLLSGRIADFFNLLPERGTLHVGKKADVTVFNLDEIERRPEYKRFDVPDGEGGVTYRYSREAAPMRLTLVNGEATFVRGEFTGKFPGQVVTAVADEPPLAQAAE, from the coding sequence ATGAAGCTCGGATTTCTGATCAAGGGTGGTACGGTCGTCGACGGCACCGGCGCCCCCGCTTATCGCGCCGACGTTCGCGTCACCGACGACCGAATCTCGGAAATCGGCCAAAATCTCGAACGGCAGGGCCGCGAGCAGGTGATCGATGCCACTGGCTGCTACGTCACGCCGGGTTTCATGGAGACTCACAACCATTTCGACGCGCCGATGTGGTGGCTGCCGTCGATGGAGCCGATGCCGGGTTACGGCGTCACCACCTCGATCAACGGCAATTGCGGGTTCGGCGCCGCGCCGGTCAGCAGCGATCCGAAGGTCCGGCTGGAGGCGGTGAAAATCTTCTCCTTCTTCGAGGATATTCCCGAAAAGCCCTTCATGGATCGCCTGCCTTGGGATTGGACGACCTGGGGCGAATATCGCAGCTCGATCGAGCGCAACCTGAAGCTCCCGCTCAACTTCGCCTCTTACTGCGGCCATATCCCGCTGCGCCTGACCGTGATGGGCCTCGACGCGTGGGAGCGCGCGGCGACCCCGGCCGAGATCGCGAAGATGGCCGAGCTGCTCGACGAGGCGCTGGCCGCCGGCGCGATCGGGCTTTCGACCAACTATCTCGACAATGACGGCAAGGATCGCCGCATCGTCACCAAGCTGGCCGACGATGCCGAAATGAACGCATTGTTCGACGTGCTTGAGCGGTATCCCGGCCGCGTGTTCCAGGTGATCGTCGATTGGGTGATGCGCGTCGATGCGCCCGCGACGATGGATCGCTTCGTGGGGCTGCTGCGCGGCCGCAACATCCGCACCCAGTTCACCGGCGCGGTGCCCACCCTCGCCTATCAGGACAAGATCGTCGCCCCCGCGATCGAGATGCACGAGGCGCGCAAGGCCGAAGGGCTCGATATCTGGGCCGGCTATCACCACGTCGCATCGACCGTGCTGATCGGCTTCATGAACTCGCTCGTCTGGGCGCAGATCAACAATTACGTCTGGAACGAGATCATCGACGAGCGCGACGAGCAGAAGAAACTCGACATGCTCGCCGATCCGACGTGGCGCGCCCGCGCCCGCGAAAGCTGGAACAGCGTGCGCGACGTTTCGCGCGCCAAGCATGCCGATGCGTTCGAACTGTTCGACAGCGAGACCAATGCGGGGCCGACCGGCATCCTGCTCAGCCAGTTCATGAAAGACCGCGGTTACGATCACCCCTCGGACGCGCTGGCCGACTGGGTGATCGAAAATGGCGTCCACTCCAACCTGCGGATGGAGGAAGCGCCCAAGCACAAGGACGCCTTGCCCTATATGTTCAACGACAATCTCGCGATCGGGAACCTCTCCGACGCGGGCGCGCACGGCAAGATGTTCTGCGGCGCGGGCGACAACGTCCTGCTGCTCACCCGCCATGTCCGCGACAGCCAGGATCTGACGATCGAACAGGCGGTGCACCTGCTCAGCGGGCGGATCGCCGACTTCTTCAACCTGCTGCCCGAACGCGGCACGCTGCATGTCGGCAAGAAGGCGGACGTGACCGTCTTCAACCTCGACGAGATCGAACGCCGGCCGGAATATAAGCGCTTCGACGTGCCCGATGGCGAGGGCGGCGTCACCTATCGCTACAGCCGCGAGGCGGCGCCGATGCGCCTCACCCTCGTCAATGGCGAGGCGACCTTCGTGCGCGGCGAATTTACCGGCAAGTTCCCCGGCCAGGTCGTCACCGCCGTGGCGGACGAGCCTCCGCTCGCGCAGGCCGCGGAGTAA
- a CDS encoding TonB-dependent receptor — protein MRAFVAPLMAGISILAATPALAQSTASAPAADEQPEGLQDIVVTAQRREENLQKVPVAVTAVTNAQLNDLRITSIRNLSVIAPGLQINTQGRQTVPTVNIRGISSGSTIVAVDPKVGIYVDGVYIGRVVGSVFEVAELDRVEVLRGPQGTLFGRNATGGALSLVTASPTGEFGVRGSVSYGNYDAKRAKISLDLPQFGPFSVKLSYLHDDIRGDVRNLIGGQSFDISAAVPKFGKVTAAKRLGGRNVDGALLSVRGDFGAVTADYRFDYTDSRSVGRVQQSYGVLPADSLGRVIAPIIALQPLYGGITNISTKPLDAVANASSVDHIKTQGHSLTLKVEATDWLSLKSITSYRQLDQSPSSFDLAASGGLLFSRAQLLGLLTGNPAAITNPANRPGPNDHFFSLFNVYENHQKQWSQETQASINTDAFNLIAGVFYFHEQNPTTNFLASLASFTNNVFTPISPVPPITRLSTDNDAWAAYAQGTWHVTDSFDLTGGLRYSLDDRRTNIFQLSGAQAGALGVGKFRATFDRINWAGIATWRPTEQITAYAKVSTAYVSGGIYAGASFDPEDLTAYELGLKTKLFDNRLRANFSLYQNDYKDLQTQIFQNGVSIIANAGKARIKGAEAEIEFVPVRGLTISGNMAYTDFKYKQYFLGGVDVASIARPPFVSKWTGRASIGYSGGDFGNGAHPIVRLDANYRSKVQLGPLAVLDTNGQRAAVDQFNAAKGYWLLDGRIGIADLPVSGGTIGISAFGANLLDKDYTGYGANIAQLVRGVERGRTYGVEVGFKF, from the coding sequence ATGAGGGCATTTGTCGCCCCGCTTATGGCGGGCATTTCGATTCTGGCCGCGACGCCGGCACTGGCGCAGTCGACCGCATCCGCACCGGCCGCCGATGAGCAGCCCGAAGGTCTGCAGGACATCGTCGTCACCGCGCAGCGCCGCGAGGAAAATCTGCAGAAGGTGCCGGTCGCCGTCACCGCCGTGACCAACGCGCAGCTGAACGACCTGCGCATCACCAGCATCCGCAATCTTTCGGTCATCGCGCCGGGCCTGCAGATCAACACGCAGGGGCGCCAGACCGTCCCCACCGTCAACATTCGCGGCATCAGTTCGGGCAGCACGATCGTCGCGGTCGATCCGAAGGTCGGCATCTATGTCGACGGCGTCTATATCGGCCGCGTGGTCGGCTCGGTCTTCGAAGTCGCCGAGCTGGACCGGGTCGAGGTGCTGCGCGGGCCGCAGGGCACCCTGTTCGGCCGCAACGCGACGGGCGGCGCGCTCAGCCTCGTCACCGCATCGCCGACGGGCGAGTTCGGGGTGCGCGGCAGCGTGTCCTACGGCAATTATGATGCGAAGCGCGCGAAGATCTCGCTCGATCTGCCGCAGTTCGGGCCGTTCTCGGTCAAGCTGTCCTATTTGCACGACGATATCCGGGGCGACGTCCGCAACCTGATCGGCGGGCAGAGCTTCGACATTTCGGCCGCGGTGCCCAAGTTCGGCAAGGTTACGGCGGCCAAGCGGCTGGGCGGCCGCAATGTCGACGGCGCATTGCTCAGCGTGCGCGGCGATTTCGGCGCCGTGACCGCCGACTATCGCTTCGACTATACCGACAGCCGCTCGGTCGGCCGCGTGCAGCAGAGCTATGGCGTGCTGCCGGCGGACTCGCTGGGCCGCGTGATCGCGCCGATCATCGCGCTCCAGCCGCTCTACGGCGGCATCACCAACATCTCGACCAAGCCGCTCGACGCCGTCGCCAATGCCAGCAGCGTCGATCATATCAAGACGCAGGGCCACAGCCTGACCCTGAAGGTCGAGGCGACCGACTGGCTCTCGCTCAAGAGCATCACCTCCTACCGTCAGCTCGATCAGTCGCCGTCCAGCTTCGATCTTGCGGCCTCGGGCGGCCTGCTGTTCAGCCGCGCGCAGTTGCTCGGCCTGCTCACCGGCAATCCGGCGGCGATCACCAATCCGGCGAACCGGCCGGGGCCGAACGACCACTTCTTCTCGCTGTTCAACGTCTATGAGAACCACCAGAAGCAGTGGAGCCAGGAGACACAGGCATCGATCAACACCGATGCGTTCAACCTGATCGCGGGCGTCTTCTATTTCCACGAACAGAATCCGACGACCAACTTCCTCGCGTCGCTCGCCTCGTTCACCAACAACGTCTTCACGCCGATCTCGCCGGTGCCGCCGATCACGCGGCTCAGCACCGACAACGATGCCTGGGCGGCTTATGCGCAGGGCACCTGGCATGTGACCGACAGCTTCGATCTGACCGGCGGCCTGCGCTATTCGCTCGACGACCGGCGCACCAACATCTTCCAGCTTTCGGGCGCGCAGGCGGGCGCGCTGGGCGTCGGCAAGTTCCGCGCGACGTTCGACCGGATCAATTGGGCGGGTATCGCGACATGGCGGCCGACCGAGCAGATCACGGCCTATGCCAAGGTCAGCACGGCCTATGTGTCGGGCGGCATCTATGCGGGCGCCAGCTTCGATCCCGAGGATCTGACGGCTTACGAACTGGGCCTCAAGACCAAGCTGTTCGACAACCGGCTGCGTGCCAATTTCTCGCTCTATCAGAACGACTATAAGGATCTGCAGACGCAGATCTTCCAGAACGGCGTGTCGATCATCGCCAATGCCGGCAAGGCGCGGATCAAGGGCGCGGAGGCGGAGATCGAGTTCGTCCCGGTGCGCGGGCTGACGATCAGCGGCAACATGGCCTATACCGACTTCAAATATAAGCAGTATTTCCTGGGCGGGGTCGATGTCGCGTCGATCGCGCGGCCGCCCTTCGTCTCCAAATGGACCGGCCGCGCGTCGATCGGTTACAGCGGCGGCGATTTCGGCAACGGTGCGCATCCGATCGTGCGCCTCGATGCCAATTATCGCAGCAAGGTGCAGCTCGGCCCGCTCGCGGTGCTCGACACCAATGGACAGCGTGCGGCGGTCGATCAGTTCAACGCCGCCAAGGGCTATTGGCTGCTCGATGGCCGCATCGGCATCGCCGATCTGCCCGTGAGCGGCGGCACGATCGGCATTTCGGCCTTCGGCGCCAACCTGCTCGACAAGGATTATACGGGCTATGGCGCGAACATCGCCCAGCTGGTCCGTGGTGTCGAACGCGGGCGGACCTATGGCGTGGAGGTCGGCTTCAAGTTCTGA